The Faecalibacter sp. LW9 genome has a segment encoding these proteins:
- the lptC gene encoding LPS export ABC transporter periplasmic protein LptC yields the protein MNISVINNGWKCLKGITLMLSLFVTLFSCNREVPVVRKDMKTNFPNRSLIDANIIFKDSGKVTMNLRSPLIEEYSLIDTPYTLFRKGLELDFYEKGAEKPGFFKADWGKLSDKTGIYEGRGNVVIVTDEGDSVKSEQLFWDKNKKLIYTTKLVELIGKDGSKITAKNGIEAADDLQEYTLFNNEGYILMKEEQKL from the coding sequence ATGAATATCAGTGTGATAAATAATGGTTGGAAGTGTTTAAAAGGAATAACACTAATGCTATCATTATTTGTTACACTTTTTTCGTGTAATAGAGAAGTACCTGTTGTCAGAAAAGATATGAAGACCAACTTTCCGAATAGGAGTTTGATTGACGCTAATATCATTTTTAAGGACTCTGGTAAAGTCACGATGAATCTCCGTTCTCCATTAATTGAGGAATACAGTTTAATTGATACCCCTTATACCCTTTTTAGAAAAGGTTTAGAATTGGACTTTTATGAAAAAGGCGCTGAAAAACCTGGGTTTTTTAAAGCCGATTGGGGAAAATTAAGTGATAAAACGGGGATTTATGAAGGTCGTGGAAATGTAGTGATTGTAACGGATGAAGGAGATTCGGTTAAATCTGAACAATTGTTCTGGGACAAAAACAAAAAACTAATCTATACCACAAAATTAGTAGAACTAATCGGTAAAGACGGAAGTAAAATAACGGCTAAAAACGGAATAGAAGCCGCAGATGATTTACAAGAATATACGCTTTTTAATAACGAAGGGTATATTTTAATGAAAGAAGAACAAAAATTGTAA
- a CDS encoding SurA N-terminal domain-containing protein → MAILGEIRKKTWLIFVVIGVAMLAFVAGDLFGENSKIKQLFTGDPNQVGSINGESIGINEYMSQRESVQNMLQQQGQSVSENQLAQQTWSSLVSQKVLKQHAEKLGLEVSEDEFWSYVAQQFGMKSPAEAKQQINQLEQAAAADPNMMQNYKGWLQTAEQIKLEILSRKYLSYVMAGTAVTGKEADLQQTYNGSNATIDYAFVDYKTLSNKLGLKISDEDINAYTSKFPKRFEANGLVKVAYAYFPAKASAQDEQVALANIKKYLTQQIIHDEVNNVTDTIEAFGSTKNDSIYVASNSDQPFISNYFSREDLAKANLTPEILEFFKTAQVGQIGGPYKVGDTYQLYKISKSKEVKDSVNTNTVYQIANIVKRIDPSKATTDKAFKDARNFVQAVEGKSVNDFTALAKKSNFVSGVSESIERFAPGIAQELPADQTDKILAWAFDKKTQAGATNLFTSENGDYIVVHLNSRFDKGLAHPSVVRQFVEPILLQEKVTAAVNEKIATGGIDAFIKQFGGKKATAMVNFGNNNIQGVGLEPRVVGAAFGVKPNTSSKAIAGNAGVFYIVPKTQNIPTGQKGNMLLENLNRQLKGQVSQTLLPSLIQAADIKDNRDRVIN, encoded by the coding sequence ATGGCAATTTTAGGAGAAATTCGTAAGAAAACCTGGTTGATTTTCGTAGTGATCGGAGTGGCGATGCTTGCATTCGTTGCAGGTGACCTTTTCGGTGAAAACTCGAAAATTAAACAATTATTCACAGGAGATCCTAACCAAGTGGGAAGCATCAATGGTGAAAGTATTGGGATTAACGAGTACATGTCTCAAAGAGAATCTGTACAAAATATGTTACAGCAACAGGGACAAAGTGTATCTGAAAACCAATTAGCTCAACAAACTTGGTCAAGTTTAGTGAGTCAAAAAGTATTAAAACAACATGCAGAAAAATTAGGATTAGAAGTTTCTGAAGATGAGTTTTGGAGTTATGTTGCTCAACAGTTTGGAATGAAATCTCCAGCAGAGGCAAAACAACAAATTAATCAGTTGGAACAAGCAGCAGCTGCGGATCCAAACATGATGCAAAACTATAAAGGTTGGTTACAAACTGCAGAACAGATTAAGTTAGAGATCTTATCTCGTAAATACTTAAGCTATGTAATGGCTGGTACAGCTGTAACAGGTAAAGAAGCAGATTTACAACAAACATACAATGGTTCTAATGCAACAATTGATTATGCTTTTGTAGATTACAAAACATTATCCAATAAATTGGGATTAAAAATTTCGGATGAGGATATCAATGCTTATACTTCAAAATTCCCAAAACGTTTTGAAGCTAATGGATTAGTAAAAGTTGCGTATGCGTATTTTCCAGCGAAAGCATCTGCTCAAGATGAGCAAGTGGCTTTAGCAAATATTAAAAAATACTTAACGCAGCAAATTATTCACGACGAAGTAAATAATGTAACGGATACTATTGAAGCATTTGGATCTACGAAAAATGATTCGATTTATGTTGCTTCGAATTCAGATCAACCATTTATTTCTAACTATTTCTCAAGAGAAGATTTAGCAAAAGCGAATTTAACGCCTGAAATTTTAGAATTCTTTAAAACGGCACAAGTGGGACAAATTGGTGGACCTTACAAAGTAGGTGATACTTACCAATTGTATAAAATCTCAAAATCTAAAGAGGTAAAAGATTCGGTAAATACCAATACCGTTTACCAAATTGCAAACATTGTAAAACGTATCGATCCATCGAAAGCAACAACAGATAAAGCGTTTAAAGATGCGCGTAACTTCGTTCAAGCCGTAGAAGGAAAATCAGTGAACGATTTCACAGCGTTAGCGAAAAAATCAAATTTTGTTTCTGGTGTTTCAGAATCAATCGAGCGTTTTGCGCCAGGAATTGCTCAAGAATTACCAGCAGATCAAACTGATAAAATTTTAGCTTGGGCATTCGATAAGAAAACACAAGCTGGAGCAACGAACTTATTCACTTCAGAGAATGGAGACTACATTGTCGTACATTTAAATTCTCGTTTTGATAAAGGGTTAGCGCATCCATCAGTTGTAAGACAATTTGTAGAGCCGATCTTATTACAAGAAAAAGTAACGGCTGCTGTAAATGAAAAAATTGCCACAGGAGGAATTGATGCTTTTATCAAACAATTTGGTGGTAAAAAAGCAACGGCAATGGTTAATTTTGGAAACAATAATATCCAAGGTGTAGGATTAGAGCCACGCGTAGTAGGTGCAGCATTTGGGGTTAAACCAAATACTTCATCGAAAGCAATTGCAGGAAATGCAGGGGTATTCTACATTGTTCCTAAAACACAAAATATTCCTACAGGACAAAAAGGAAATATGTTATTAGAAAACTTAAACCGTCAATTAAAAGGACAAGTTTCTCAAACATTATTACCTTCATTAATTCAAGCGGCTGATATCAAAGACAACCGCGATCGAGTAATTAATTAA
- a CDS encoding OmpP1/FadL family transporter — protein MKWIICSLALIGATTIQAQTVSVSPYSSLGIGEQLYNNNAEIGGMGGISTVPTNPYGQNANFSNPAANRNIRMTNFNVSVRGDNSTFESGSDKVSTGSFKLSNISLAFPMTKKSTFGMGFQPYSALGYNITNTGVGENANQMSAMEGKGAINSLHAFYNYNITNGFSLALRANYLFGKLETSEKVSIEGASLLTDYSTKANYRGVQFTLGSMYQQKIGKNNNLYIGAYYTLGSNLTTDLNEMTSTYTFLGTDKASLDTISLKRDAEAKTKLPHTFAIGASYTKDNAWAISGEAKFNTWSDFEKPSLSPVSTVASNTEYKNNVYLAVGGYWIPDFNSYKSYFNRVIYRAGLYYESAPYALYGSDINRYGVTIGAGLPVGKINDGTMLNVALEYGQRGTTSNGLIKDNYLGVKVGFDLNDIWFRKRVID, from the coding sequence ATGAAATGGATTATTTGTAGTCTTGCTCTTATTGGGGCAACGACAATTCAAGCCCAAACAGTTTCTGTATCTCCGTATTCTTCGTTAGGAATTGGAGAACAATTATATAATAATAACGCAGAAATTGGAGGTATGGGTGGAATATCGACTGTCCCAACCAACCCTTACGGACAAAACGCTAATTTCTCTAACCCAGCAGCGAATAGAAATATTCGTATGACGAACTTTAACGTGAGTGTTAGAGGGGATAATAGTACATTTGAATCAGGTTCGGATAAAGTTTCAACTGGAAGTTTCAAACTTTCGAACATTTCCTTAGCATTTCCAATGACAAAGAAAAGTACATTCGGAATGGGGTTTCAGCCGTATAGTGCTTTAGGATATAACATTACCAATACAGGGGTAGGAGAAAACGCAAACCAAATGTCTGCCATGGAAGGTAAAGGAGCGATTAACTCGTTACACGCCTTCTACAACTACAACATTACCAACGGATTCTCTTTAGCTTTACGTGCAAACTACTTATTCGGGAAGTTAGAAACGAGTGAAAAGGTTTCGATCGAAGGTGCGAGTTTATTAACCGATTATAGTACAAAAGCCAATTATCGTGGCGTTCAATTTACTTTAGGATCAATGTATCAACAAAAGATTGGTAAAAACAATAACCTTTACATTGGTGCCTACTATACCTTGGGATCTAACTTAACGACAGATTTAAATGAAATGACGTCGACGTATACGTTTTTAGGGACAGATAAAGCATCGTTAGATACGATTAGTTTAAAACGTGATGCAGAAGCAAAAACAAAATTACCTCATACTTTTGCAATTGGGGCATCTTATACAAAAGATAATGCATGGGCCATTTCTGGAGAAGCGAAGTTTAATACTTGGTCTGATTTTGAAAAACCATCCTTATCTCCAGTATCTACCGTAGCATCAAATACGGAATATAAAAATAACGTGTATTTGGCAGTTGGTGGATATTGGATTCCTGACTTTAACAGTTACAAAAGTTATTTTAACCGTGTGATTTATCGTGCAGGTTTATATTATGAATCAGCTCCATATGCGTTATACGGATCAGATATTAACCGTTATGGTGTAACAATCGGTGCCGGATTGCCTGTTGGAAAAATAAACGATGGGACAATGCTGAATGTAGCATTAGAATATGGACAAAGAGGAACAACAAGTAATGGTTTAATTAAAGATAACTATTTAGGCGTTAAAGTTGGATTCGACTTAAACGATATTTGGTTTAGAAAACGTGTAATTGATTAA